In Geminocystis sp. NIES-3708, a single window of DNA contains:
- the rplC gene encoding 50S ribosomal protein L3 encodes MSLGVLGTKLGMTTIFDPETGNAIPVTVVQAGPCLVTQIKTKETDGYSAVQLGYSELPDRKRTLNTKEPKEVNKYLSSPEYGHLSNKGLPALRHLKEYRLDDVSSFEIGQTIGADLFEEGALVDVGGKTIGRGFAGYQKRHNFKRGNMTHGSKNHRLPGSTGAGTTPGRVYPGKRMAGRYGNTNVKIRKLTIAKIDSERNLLLIKGAIPGKTGNLVSITPALIVGQK; translated from the coding sequence GTGAGCTTAGGCGTACTTGGTACAAAACTAGGCATGACCACTATTTTTGACCCCGAAACAGGTAATGCAATTCCTGTCACTGTGGTTCAAGCAGGTCCATGTTTAGTAACTCAAATCAAAACCAAAGAAACTGACGGTTATTCAGCCGTCCAACTCGGATACAGTGAGCTACCTGATCGTAAACGTACCTTAAACACTAAAGAGCCTAAAGAAGTTAATAAATACTTATCTAGTCCTGAATATGGACACTTAAGTAATAAAGGGCTTCCTGCTTTGCGTCATCTCAAAGAATATCGTCTTGATGATGTTAGTTCCTTTGAAATCGGACAAACTATAGGAGCAGACTTATTTGAAGAAGGTGCATTAGTGGATGTAGGTGGTAAAACCATCGGACGAGGCTTTGCTGGTTATCAAAAACGTCATAACTTCAAAAGAGGTAATATGACTCACGGTTCTAAAAACCATCGCTTACCCGGTTCGACAGGCGCAGGTACAACTCCCGGTCGTGTTTACCCAGGCAAAAGAATGGCAGGACGTTATGGTAACACTAACGTAAAAATCCGTAAATTAACCATCGCTAAAATTGACTCTGAGCGTAATTTATTACTCATCAAAGGGGCAATACCGGGTAAAACAGGTAATTTAGTGAGCATTACTCCCGCTTTAATCGTGGGTCAAAAGTAA
- a CDS encoding murein transglycosylase A yields MFNKFIGLSLFCLSSSIISYGYSFAQSIPLQPVDMPTKIVDEQLFTHDKQALIKAIDYSLSYLNTDKAKTVYTNYKIPEFSRERVIASLKRFRQLLIISTSPQQLQNFVEREFQFYKSVGHDNQGTVSFTGYFQPVYNASRQKTSVYRYPLYRKPNNFNSWEIPHPTRTDLEGQDGLGNNSILKGYELVWLNDRLQAYLVQVQGSAQLKLTDGKIMTIGYDGATDYPYSSLGKELIKDQKIPSNEMSLPRLMTYLQNNPDELDIYLPRNERFIFFKETGGKPATGSLNVPVTDERSIATDKSIMPPGALALIYTRIPQIDDKKRLVTSTVSRYVLDQDTGSAIKGAGRVDIFFGTGDIAKAKAGLVDWTGDLYYLLLK; encoded by the coding sequence ATGTTCAATAAATTTATCGGTTTATCTTTGTTTTGTCTTAGTTCTAGTATTATATCTTATGGTTATTCATTTGCTCAATCGATACCCTTGCAACCCGTGGATATGCCCACAAAGATAGTTGATGAGCAATTATTTACTCATGATAAACAAGCATTAATAAAAGCAATTGATTATAGTTTAAGTTATCTTAATACCGATAAAGCTAAAACTGTTTATACCAATTATAAAATACCTGAGTTCAGTCGTGAAAGGGTAATAGCTTCTTTAAAACGTTTTCGTCAATTATTAATTATTTCCACTAGCCCTCAACAATTACAAAATTTTGTGGAAAGAGAATTTCAGTTTTATAAATCTGTAGGACATGATAATCAAGGTACAGTTTCTTTTACAGGTTATTTTCAACCTGTTTATAATGCTAGTCGTCAAAAAACATCTGTTTATCGTTACCCTCTTTATCGTAAACCGAATAACTTTAATTCTTGGGAAATTCCTCATCCTACTCGCACAGATTTAGAAGGTCAAGATGGATTAGGTAATAATAGTATTTTAAAAGGTTATGAGTTAGTCTGGTTAAATGATAGGTTACAAGCATATTTAGTACAGGTTCAAGGTTCAGCCCAATTAAAACTTACTGATGGTAAAATTATGACTATTGGTTATGATGGAGCAACTGATTATCCTTATAGTAGTCTGGGAAAAGAATTAATCAAAGATCAAAAAATTCCTTCCAACGAGATGAGCCTTCCACGCTTAATGACTTATTTACAAAATAATCCTGATGAATTAGATATATATTTACCTCGAAATGAGCGTTTTATTTTTTTTAAAGAAACAGGTGGTAAACCTGCGACTGGTAGTTTAAATGTTCCTGTTACTGATGAAAGATCTATTGCTACGGATAAATCTATTATGCCTCCGGGAGCTTTAGCTTTAATATATACTCGTATTCCTCAAATAGATGATAAAAAACGACTTGTTACCTCTACTGTTAGTCGTTATGTGTTGGATCAAGATACAGGTAGTGCAATTAAAGGTGCAGGTAGAGTTGATATATTTTTTGGGACGGGTGATATTGCTAAAGCGAAGGCTGGTTTGGTAGATTGGACAGGGGATTTATATTATTTATTGCTTAAATAG
- a CDS encoding nitrate ABC transporter ATP-binding protein (This model describes the ATP binding subunits of ATP-binding cassette (ABC) transporters for nitrate transport, or for bicarbonate transport, in bacteria and archaea.), whose product MQSLMNTENNISTLEKTAFLTVDQVSKVYATANGDYTVLDDVNLTVKEGEFVCIIGHSGCGKSTLLNMISGFNQPTTGTVKLKNKIIAEPGPDRMMVFQNYCLLPWKTAFDNVYLAVNAVFPHKNQQEKLALVEEHLAMVGLTEAAKKKPNQLSGGMKQRVAIARALAIRPEVLILDEPFGALDAITKEELQEELLEIWRNHKLTVMMITHDIDEALFLADRLVMMTNGPSAKIGEILDIPFSRPRNRAQITEDPRYYELRNHALDFLFHRHAHSEDTNDEEFIPKTNNKLKIAGIVSSLLVVSIAGFALFQSLTGSSNNGESTNKTEQISN is encoded by the coding sequence ATGCAAAGTTTAATGAATACTGAAAATAATATTTCTACCCTCGAAAAAACCGCTTTTTTAACGGTTGATCAAGTCTCTAAAGTCTATGCCACAGCTAATGGTGATTATACTGTTTTAGACGATGTTAATTTAACTGTTAAAGAAGGCGAATTTGTTTGTATTATCGGTCATTCTGGTTGTGGTAAATCTACTCTTTTAAACATGATTTCAGGGTTTAATCAGCCTACCACAGGTACAGTCAAACTTAAAAACAAAATTATCGCAGAACCAGGTCCTGATCGCATGATGGTTTTTCAAAATTACTGTTTATTGCCATGGAAAACTGCTTTTGATAACGTTTATCTTGCTGTTAATGCTGTTTTTCCTCACAAAAATCAACAAGAAAAACTAGCTCTTGTCGAAGAACATTTAGCCATGGTTGGTTTAACAGAAGCCGCCAAAAAGAAACCTAATCAACTTTCTGGGGGTATGAAACAAAGAGTTGCGATCGCTCGTGCTTTAGCCATACGTCCCGAAGTACTAATTTTAGATGAACCTTTTGGAGCTTTAGATGCCATTACAAAAGAAGAATTACAAGAAGAATTATTAGAAATTTGGCGTAATCATAAATTAACAGTAATGATGATCACCCACGATATTGATGAAGCCTTATTTTTAGCAGATCGCCTCGTTATGATGACTAATGGACCTTCAGCAAAAATCGGCGAAATTCTTGATATTCCCTTTTCTCGTCCTCGTAATCGTGCTCAAATCACGGAAGATCCTCGTTACTATGAATTACGCAACCATGCTTTAGATTTCTTATTTCATCGTCACGCTCATTCTGAAGATACTAATGATGAAGAATTTATCCCTAAAACTAATAATAAATTAAAAATAGCTGGTATTGTTAGTAGTTTACTGGTGGTTTCGATCGCAGGATTTGCTTTATTTCAATCTTTGACGGGTAGTAGTAATAACGGAGAATCTACAAATAAAACAGAACAAATAAGCAATTAA
- a CDS encoding nitrate ABC transporter ATP-binding protein (This model describes the ATP binding subunits of ATP-binding cassette (ABC) transporters for nitrate transport, or for bicarbonate transport, in bacteria and archaea.) — protein sequence MQSFIEIDHVDKIFPLPNGGEYIALRNINLTIEKGEFISLIGHSGCGKSTLLNMVAGLSNATHGGVILEGREITEPGPDRMVVFQNYSLLPWLTVRQNIALAVNRVMRHFPEAERKAIVEENIHMVGLKHAAHKRPGELSGGMKQRVAIARALSTKPKVLLLDEPFGALDALTRGNLQESLMRIVQENNVTCIMVTHDVDEALLLSDRIVMLTTGPEAHIGQILEVPIPRPRQRLEVVNHPSYYTLRNEMVYFLNQQKRSKKVGVVIPNKEVIAGNGLEKINLDIGFIPLTDCAPLIVAKEKGFFANHGLEQVNLIREPSWQELARGIAEGRLDAAQMVAGMPLSMTLGAGGKPSIPMITSMVLSRNGNAITLAKEFQEMGVTNLQELKEAIAQTPDKVHTFGIVHPSSMHNLLLRYWLASGGIDPDQDVSLTVIPPPQMIANLKANNIDGYCVGEPWNSRAVKEDIGFVIATDLDIWSGHPEKVLGVREDWVEKHPESHLALVKALIEACEYCDDRRNREEIVELLTRSEYLNMPAEYIRPGFVDPYNYGTKTESLLRFNQFYVDQANSPGRVEGLWILTQLARWGYTPFPRNWVEILERVRRPDLFGEACRQLGFSDVEPDRHSFQLFDKMVFNPDDPIGYLERFTIRRDYKVSEILIDHLTTK from the coding sequence ATGCAAAGTTTTATTGAAATTGATCACGTTGATAAGATTTTTCCCCTCCCTAATGGGGGTGAATATATCGCCTTAAGAAATATTAATTTGACTATTGAAAAAGGTGAATTTATTTCCTTAATTGGGCATTCTGGTTGTGGTAAGTCCACACTTCTAAATATGGTTGCTGGTTTATCTAATGCGACTCATGGCGGTGTTATTCTTGAGGGACGAGAAATTACTGAACCTGGGCCTGATCGCATGGTAGTATTTCAAAACTATTCTTTATTACCTTGGTTGACAGTACGACAAAATATAGCGCTTGCCGTTAACCGTGTGATGCGTCATTTTCCTGAAGCAGAAAGAAAGGCTATTGTTGAAGAAAATATTCATATGGTGGGCTTAAAACACGCTGCTCATAAGCGTCCGGGAGAACTTTCTGGAGGCATGAAACAAAGGGTAGCCATCGCTCGTGCTTTATCAACTAAGCCGAAAGTCTTACTATTAGATGAACCTTTTGGAGCGTTGGATGCTCTAACTAGAGGTAATTTACAGGAAAGTTTGATGCGCATTGTTCAAGAAAATAATGTTACTTGTATAATGGTCACTCATGATGTAGATGAAGCTTTACTTTTGTCTGATCGCATCGTCATGTTAACCACAGGTCCAGAGGCTCATATTGGGCAAATATTAGAAGTACCTATCCCCCGCCCAAGACAACGGTTAGAAGTGGTAAATCACCCTAGTTATTATACTCTCCGTAACGAAATGGTTTACTTTCTCAATCAACAGAAGCGATCAAAAAAAGTTGGTGTGGTTATCCCCAACAAAGAAGTTATTGCAGGGAATGGTTTAGAAAAAATCAACCTCGATATTGGTTTTATCCCCTTAACTGATTGTGCGCCCTTAATCGTTGCTAAAGAAAAAGGATTTTTTGCCAATCATGGACTAGAACAGGTAAACTTAATTCGTGAACCTTCATGGCAAGAATTAGCAAGAGGTATTGCTGAAGGACGCTTAGATGCCGCACAAATGGTGGCAGGAATGCCTTTAAGCATGACTTTGGGAGCAGGAGGTAAGCCTTCTATTCCGATGATTACTTCAATGGTTCTTAGTCGTAATGGCAACGCTATTACTTTGGCAAAAGAATTTCAAGAAATGGGGGTTACAAATCTTCAGGAATTAAAAGAAGCGATCGCCCAAACTCCTGATAAAGTTCATACCTTTGGCATTGTACACCCTTCATCAATGCACAATTTATTGTTACGCTACTGGTTAGCATCAGGAGGTATTGATCCTGATCAAGACGTTAGTTTAACCGTAATTCCGCCCCCGCAAATGATAGCCAATCTGAAGGCAAATAATATTGATGGTTACTGTGTCGGTGAACCGTGGAATTCCCGTGCCGTAAAAGAGGATATTGGTTTTGTTATTGCTACAGACTTAGATATTTGGTCTGGACATCCTGAAAAAGTTTTAGGAGTAAGAGAAGACTGGGTAGAAAAACATCCTGAAAGTCATCTTGCACTTGTGAAAGCATTGATTGAGGCTTGTGAATATTGTGATGATCGTCGTAACCGAGAAGAAATAGTAGAATTACTTACTCGTTCAGAATATCTCAATATGCCAGCTGAATATATTCGTCCCGGTTTTGTCGATCCTTATAACTATGGCACAAAAACCGAATCTTTATTGAGGTTTAATCAATTTTATGTAGATCAAGCCAATTCTCCTGGCAGAGTAGAAGGATTATGGATTTTAACTCAATTAGCACGATGGGGTTATACTCCTTTTCCTCGTAATTGGGTGGAAATTTTAGAAAGAGTGCGCCGTCCTGATTTATTCGGTGAAGCTTGTCGGCAGTTAGGTTTTTCTGATGTTGAACCTGATCGTCATAGTTTTCAACTATTTGACAAAATGGTTTTTAATCCTGATGATCCTATTGGTTACTTAGAAAGATTCACTATCCGTCGTGATTATAAAGTATCAGAAATATTAATTGATCATTTAACCACAAAGTAA
- the ntrB gene encoding nitrate ABC transporter permease, which translates to MISRTQKTSTSSNFFNSIFYSQNTRKIIAPLIALFVLLAIWQILSSGENPNLPSPTTVIKETWDPYIINPFFHNGGTDVGLFWQLLASLKRVAIGFSLATVVGIALGILIGANRVIYSALDPIFQVLRTIPPLAWLPISLAALRQADPSAIFVIFITAIWPIIINTTVGVQQIPQDYNNVSRVLKLSKIEYFFNILFPSTVPYIFTGLKIGIGLSWLAIIAAEMLVGGVGIGFFIWDAYNSSEMSQIIIALFYVGIIGLLLDRVVGFIGTLVVPQEPK; encoded by the coding sequence ATGATCTCAAGAACTCAAAAAACATCAACAAGTAGTAATTTTTTTAACTCTATTTTTTATTCTCAAAATACGAGAAAAATAATTGCTCCTCTCATTGCTTTGTTCGTATTATTAGCAATTTGGCAAATTTTATCTTCAGGAGAAAATCCTAACTTACCTTCTCCGACAACTGTAATTAAAGAAACATGGGATCCTTACATCATCAATCCTTTTTTTCATAATGGTGGTACGGATGTTGGTTTATTTTGGCAACTTTTAGCTAGTTTAAAAAGAGTTGCCATTGGATTTTCCTTAGCGACGGTAGTTGGTATTGCATTAGGAATTTTAATTGGTGCAAATCGTGTTATTTATTCTGCTCTAGATCCGATTTTTCAGGTACTAAGAACTATTCCACCTTTAGCATGGTTACCTATTTCTCTAGCGGCTTTAAGACAGGCTGATCCTTCCGCAATTTTCGTTATTTTTATTACAGCTATTTGGCCTATTATCATTAATACCACTGTAGGTGTACAACAAATACCACAAGACTATAATAACGTTTCTAGAGTACTTAAATTATCAAAAATTGAATACTTTTTTAATATCTTATTCCCTTCCACTGTTCCTTATATTTTCACAGGTTTAAAAATAGGTATTGGTTTATCTTGGTTAGCAATTATTGCCGCTGAAATGTTAGTAGGTGGTGTTGGTATTGGTTTCTTTATTTGGGATGCTTATAACAGCTCAGAAATGAGCCAAATTATTATTGCTTTATTCTATGTGGGTATCATCGGTTTATTACTAGATAGAGTAGTTGGTTTTATTGGTACTTTAGTCGTTCCACAAGAGCCAAAATAA
- a CDS encoding CmpA/NrtA family ABC transporter substrate-binding protein: MSQLSRRKFIFTAGVTAVGTAILHGCANGGNQQATTETSPTTPTNTAPTSGDAPEVTTAKLGFIALTDSAPLIIAKEKGFFDKYGMTGVEVLKQASWPVTRDNIELGSAGGGIDGAHILSPMPYLMTLGTITKTKQPLPMYLLARLNTNGQAISISNAYKDAKVGLDSSVIKAKVNKESKFAITFPGGTHDLWMRYWLAAGGINPDTDVSVVPVPPPQMVANMKVGNMEAFCVGEPWNAQLINQGIGYSALVTGELWKDHPEKAFSLRKDWVDANPKAAKALLMAVLEAQQWCDKPENIEEMCKIVSQDKWFKVPFEDIVERSKGNIDFGNGRVENNFPQAMKFWRDNASYPFKSHDLWFLTEDIRWGYIPADTDTKSLVDQVNREDLWKEAAKALKVSDAEIPTSTSRGVETFFDGTKFDPENPQAYLDGLKIKKT, encoded by the coding sequence ATGTCCCAATTATCCAGACGTAAATTTATATTCACCGCCGGAGTAACTGCTGTCGGCACTGCAATTTTACATGGTTGTGCTAATGGAGGTAATCAACAAGCCACCACAGAAACTAGCCCTACAACTCCTACAAATACTGCACCTACCTCTGGAGATGCCCCCGAAGTAACAACTGCTAAACTTGGTTTTATCGCCTTAACAGACTCTGCACCTTTAATTATTGCTAAAGAGAAAGGCTTTTTTGATAAATATGGAATGACGGGAGTAGAAGTATTAAAACAAGCATCATGGCCTGTAACTAGAGATAATATTGAATTGGGATCAGCTGGTGGTGGTATTGATGGTGCACACATCCTTTCTCCTATGCCTTATTTGATGACATTAGGTACAATCACAAAAACAAAACAACCTTTACCGATGTATCTCTTGGCACGGTTAAATACTAACGGACAGGCAATTTCTATCAGCAATGCCTATAAAGATGCCAAGGTAGGACTAGATAGTTCAGTTATAAAAGCAAAAGTTAATAAGGAATCCAAATTTGCCATAACTTTTCCCGGTGGTACTCACGATTTATGGATGCGTTACTGGTTAGCCGCAGGAGGAATTAACCCTGATACAGATGTTTCAGTCGTTCCTGTGCCTCCACCTCAAATGGTAGCGAATATGAAAGTAGGTAACATGGAGGCTTTCTGTGTAGGGGAACCTTGGAATGCCCAATTAATTAATCAAGGAATCGGTTATAGTGCCTTAGTTACTGGTGAATTATGGAAAGATCATCCAGAAAAAGCCTTCAGTTTACGCAAAGATTGGGTTGACGCTAATCCAAAAGCGGCGAAAGCATTATTAATGGCAGTGTTAGAAGCTCAACAATGGTGTGATAAGCCTGAGAATATTGAAGAAATGTGTAAAATTGTTTCTCAAGATAAATGGTTTAAAGTACCTTTTGAAGATATTGTAGAACGTTCTAAGGGTAATATTGATTTTGGTAATGGTAGGGTAGAAAATAACTTCCCTCAAGCAATGAAATTCTGGAGAGATAACGCTTCTTATCCTTTCAAAAGTCATGATTTGTGGTTTTTAACTGAAGATATTCGTTGGGGTTATATTCCTGCTGATACTGATACTAAATCACTGGTTGACCAAGTTAATCGTGAAGATTTATGGAAAGAAGCCGCAAAAGCTTTAAAAGTAAGTGATGCTGAAATTCCAACGAGTACTTCTCGTGGAGTTGAAACTTTTTTTGATGGCACAAAATTTGATCCTGAAAATCCTCAAGCCTATTTAGACGGATTAAAAATTAAAAAAACCTAA